GCCCCGGGTAGTGCGCCTGACCATTCCCAAGCGTTGGCTGGCCGCCCAGCTGGCGATGACCCCGGAGACCCTCTCGCGGCTGCTGGCCAGGCTCCGCGACAGCGGCGCCATCAACATCGATCGCCAGCGGCTGGTGGTGCTCGATGAGCAGAAGATGCGCGACCTGATGATGACCGATGACTGATGGAACAGTGGCAGCTAGCTTATAAGATTTATGGTTCCGAGTGAGTTGTCCCCGTCGCCAATATTGGCGAGATCAGGGAGGGCGTTGCATGGTTGTCTTGCTACGCCAGGCGTGTGGCTGTTATCGAAATAAGTGTGCGTGTTTAGTGGCGCCTGGTGAGTTTTCGCAAGATGCCATCCTGTGTCTTTACGCGCCGATTCGGAAGTTGATTATACGCTGGCGGCCGGGGTGCTCCGTGTCCAACGTCCGAAGGAGGTCGAGGATGGCAGTCACGAATCTATCGGTCGCGTACGTATACGTCGGTAGCGCCCCAGTGACATTGATGTGCCGATAGCCTGTTATCATGGGCAGGAATTCGCCTGCCCATGCCCAGCTGGAAGCCCCGATATGCTCAATGAAGTCCTCGCCGCCTTGTGTCCGGCCGATCGCTCCATCGCCGCGACCGTTACCGCTCGCCTGGACAGCCTTACCAAGCCGGTGGGTAGCCTCGGCCGCCTGGAGTCCCTCGCCGTGACGCTGGCCACACAGACCGGCGAGGCTTTTCCGAGCGTGTCGCCGCCCGGCGTGCTGGTGTTCGCCGCCGACCACGGTGTGGTCGCCGAGGGGGTCTCCGCCTTTCCCCAGGATGTCACCGCACAAATGGTGGCAAACTTCGTGACCGGCGGCGCCGGCATCAATGTCTTCGCTCGTCAGATCGATGCCCGTCTCGAGGTGATCGACGTGGGGGTGGCAGCCGAGCTTGGTGGCGAAGGGGTGGTGGACGAGAAGGTGCGGCTGGGCACCGCCAACATGGCCGAGGCGGACGCCATGAGCCGCGCTGAGGCCGTGGCGGCCCTCGAGGCGGGCATGCGTGCCGCCGAGCGAGCCATTGACGCCGGATGTCGCTGTCTGATCGTAGGCGAGATGGGCATCGCCAATACTACCGCGAGCAGTGCACTGCTCGCGGCCTTCACCGATGTTCCGGTGGCCAGCCTGATCGGGCGGGGTGCCGGCATTGCCGAGAGCCGCCTGGCCCATAAGCAGGCGGTCATCGAGCGTGCCCTGATGGCGCGCGCCCCGGATCGCGATGATCCCCTCGACGTGCTCGCCAAGCTGGGAGGCCTGGAGATCGCGGCCATGGCCGGCGCCTACCTGGGCGGGGCGGCGCGCCGCGTGCCGCTGTTGGTCGATGGCTTCATCGCCACGGTGGCGGCGCTCGCTGCCTGCCGGCTCAGCCCCGCCGCGCGGGACTACCTGATCTTTGCTCACCTCTCTCACGAACCGGGGCATGTGCATGCGCTCGCCGCGCTCGATGCCCAGCCGCTGCTCGACCTGGGGCTGTGCCTGGGTGAGGGTACGGGGGCAGCGCTTGCCTTCCCGCTGCTGGAATCGGCCACGCGCATGCTCGCCGAGATGGCGACCTTCGACAGCGCCGGTATCACCGCCGGCAATGTCGGCAATGTCGATAGCGTCGGCTGAGAGTATGGCGCAGGCGATGACCGCAGCGAGGCGGCAAGGGCCCTACCTGGGCGAGCGTATCGTCCTCGAGGGCGATGCGCGGTGCCTGCATTTCCGCTCGGCGCGGCCGCTGCGCACGGTGAGCAGCGCCTTGGTCGGCGGCGGACTCGGTTGGGCGCGCCACTTCTGCAATTTCCACGTCAGCAAGGACTATGCCGGCCATGACCCCGTGGCAGACCTGCATGCCTGGCTGGCAGCGCGTGAGTTGGCTCCGGGGGAGAGCGTGGCCATGATGACCGCGGTGCGCCTGGCGGAGCTCACGGTGGTGGAGGCGCGTGTCTCCGGCATCTCGCTGACGGTGGCGGTGACCGCCGGGGTGGGCAATGCGGTGGACATCACCGCGCCGCTTGCCGGCGACCCGCGTCCGGTCGTTGGCACCATCAACACCCTGGTCTTCCTCGACGCCCATCTGACCGACGGTGCCCTGGTCAATGCCTGCCTCTCGGTGAGCGAAGCCAAGGTGCGTGCCCTGGCCGAGTGCGGCGTGCGCGACCCCCATACCGCCAGCCCGGCGACCGGCACCTCCACCGACTGCCTGGCCATAGCCGCCACCCAGCGAGGGGTGGCCACTCCCTATGCCGGCTCCGCCACGGGGCTGGGACGCGCCCTGGGCCGAGCGGTGTTCGAGGCGACCTGCCAGGCACTCGGGCCGGCGGGCCAAGAGGGATTGACATGACGCACGAGGCCGCCTGGCCCTCGCACGGTGGCCAGGGGGCGCCACTGTTGGCGCGCTTTGGCCTGCCGCCCGACCATCCGTTGCTCGACTTCAGCGCCAACTTGAATCCCCTGGGGCCGCCGGCCTGGGTGGCGGCCCGGCTGGCCGTCGCGGCCGAGGGCCTCGCCCGCTATCCCGCCCCCGACTACCGCCCGGCGCGTGAGGCGATCGCCCGTGAGGCGGGGGTGACCGCCGAGCAGGTGCTGCTGACCAACGGCGGCGCCGAGGCGATCTTCCTCACCGCCGCCGGGCATGCCGGCGGGCGGGCGGTGATCGTCCAGCCCACCTTTACGGAGTACGCCCGGGCCTGCCGCGCCTTCGGCCTGGCCGTCGCTAACCGCGTGCTCGCGGCGCCCGAATTCCGGCTCGACCCGGAGCGCCTGGCGGCGGCCTTGTCGCCCGGCTCGCTGCTGTTCCTGTGCCGACCCAACAACCCCACCGCCTCCCTGGTGCCGCGCGCGGCCATCGAACGCCTGCTGACCCTGGCGGCGTTGCGCGGCAGCCGGGTGGTGGTCGACGAGGCCTTCATCGACTTC
The Halomonas sp. H10-9-1 DNA segment above includes these coding regions:
- the cobT gene encoding nicotinate-nucleotide--dimethylbenzimidazole phosphoribosyltransferase, with amino-acid sequence MLNEVLAALCPADRSIAATVTARLDSLTKPVGSLGRLESLAVTLATQTGEAFPSVSPPGVLVFAADHGVVAEGVSAFPQDVTAQMVANFVTGGAGINVFARQIDARLEVIDVGVAAELGGEGVVDEKVRLGTANMAEADAMSRAEAVAALEAGMRAAERAIDAGCRCLIVGEMGIANTTASSALLAAFTDVPVASLIGRGAGIAESRLAHKQAVIERALMARAPDRDDPLDVLAKLGGLEIAAMAGAYLGGAARRVPLLVDGFIATVAALAACRLSPAARDYLIFAHLSHEPGHVHALAALDAQPLLDLGLCLGEGTGAALAFPLLESATRMLAEMATFDSAGITAGNVGNVDSVG
- a CDS encoding adenosylcobinamide amidohydrolase, encoding MTAARRQGPYLGERIVLEGDARCLHFRSARPLRTVSSALVGGGLGWARHFCNFHVSKDYAGHDPVADLHAWLAARELAPGESVAMMTAVRLAELTVVEARVSGISLTVAVTAGVGNAVDITAPLAGDPRPVVGTINTLVFLDAHLTDGALVNACLSVSEAKVRALAECGVRDPHTASPATGTSTDCLAIAATQRGVATPYAGSATGLGRALGRAVFEATCQALGPAGQEGLT
- the cobD gene encoding threonine-phosphate decarboxylase CobD encodes the protein MTHEAAWPSHGGQGAPLLARFGLPPDHPLLDFSANLNPLGPPAWVAARLAVAAEGLARYPAPDYRPAREAIAREAGVTAEQVLLTNGGAEAIFLTAAGHAGGRAVIVQPTFTEYARACRAFGLAVANRVLAAPEFRLDPERLAAALSPGSLLFLCRPNNPTASLVPRAAIERLLTLAALRGSRVVVDEAFIDFVTPPEESLAPLLARFDNLILLRSLTKLYALPGLRVGYLLASEPVVRQLQACQPPWSVNHLAADLVAPLLADGAFLARTQQWLSSEHPRLQSGLVAAGLEVVPSRANFFLVRPALEPRAASGQGHGAALFERLLRSGILARHTHGFRGLDGDWLRVALRDRAANDRLLAVLSEEDAP